A window from Micromonospora terminaliae encodes these proteins:
- a CDS encoding GNAT family N-acetyltransferase: MTPETIEAYGVRLRPNRLTDLADTAAACADPLTQRFLPGLPDPYTEESARWWITEGAPAAWATGGAAYVIADPATDRLMGAAGLSHPVAERGQAEIGYWVAPWARGRGVATAATRALAEAAFAAGAVRLELLTQEENAASQRVALAAGFRHEGVRRSAGRGRDGRHDLAVWVRLADDPPGPTARLLPDLPGGRLTDGVVTLRRLGPADAEALYRLHTLPEVVANRVPPAPPTRESIERRCHRAESHWLAGRSADLAVLDAATGAVVGGCALVYDEPGTGQAMLGYSLLPEARGRGLATRAVRLVAGWAFDIGLARLWAGTRPENSASQRVLKKAGFGREGLLRGRLPGPDGTRIDSLVFGLLPGDRTG; this comes from the coding sequence ATGACACCGGAAACCATCGAGGCCTACGGGGTGCGGCTGCGGCCCAACCGCCTCACCGACCTCGCGGACACGGCCGCCGCCTGCGCCGACCCGCTCACCCAGCGGTTCCTGCCCGGCCTGCCCGACCCGTACACCGAGGAGAGCGCCCGGTGGTGGATCACCGAGGGCGCGCCGGCGGCCTGGGCCACCGGCGGCGCCGCGTACGTGATCGCCGACCCCGCCACCGACCGGCTGATGGGCGCGGCCGGCCTCAGCCACCCGGTGGCGGAGCGCGGGCAGGCGGAGATCGGCTACTGGGTCGCACCGTGGGCGCGCGGCCGGGGCGTCGCCACGGCCGCCACCCGCGCGCTGGCGGAGGCGGCCTTCGCCGCCGGCGCCGTCCGGCTCGAGCTGCTCACCCAGGAGGAGAACGCGGCCAGCCAGCGGGTGGCGCTGGCCGCCGGGTTCCGGCACGAGGGGGTACGCCGCTCGGCCGGCCGGGGTCGGGACGGCCGGCACGACCTGGCCGTCTGGGTACGCCTCGCCGACGACCCGCCCGGGCCGACCGCCCGGCTGCTGCCGGACCTGCCCGGGGGCCGGCTCACCGACGGCGTGGTGACGCTGCGCCGGCTCGGGCCGGCGGACGCCGAGGCGCTGTACCGGCTGCACACGCTGCCGGAGGTGGTGGCGAACCGGGTGCCGCCGGCCCCGCCCACTCGGGAGTCGATCGAGCGGCGGTGCCACCGCGCGGAGAGCCACTGGCTGGCCGGCCGCTCGGCCGACCTCGCCGTCCTGGATGCGGCCACCGGCGCTGTGGTGGGCGGCTGCGCGCTGGTGTACGACGAACCGGGCACCGGCCAGGCCATGCTCGGTTACAGCCTGCTGCCCGAGGCGCGCGGCCGGGGACTGGCCACCCGGGCGGTGCGCCTGGTGGCCGGCTGGGCCTTCGACATCGGACTGGCCCGGCTCTGGGCCGGCACCCGGCCGGAGAACAGCGCCTCGCAGCGGGTGCTGAAGAAGGCCGGCTTCGGCCGGGAAGGGCTGCTGCGCGGCCGGCTCCCCGGCCCGGACGGCACCCGGATCGACTCGCTCGTCTTCGGGCTGCTGCCGGGCGACCGCACCGGCTGA
- a CDS encoding GNAT family N-acetyltransferase — MARVEPVEIIEDGLLLRPWRAEDADAVHRACQDPDIQRWTTVPRPYLPEHALGFVTAISGAAWADGTGASFAVCDAETGELLASCGLVSIDRGLDSAEVGYWTAPWARGRGVAVRATRAVARWAFDALKLRRLIWQAEVGNHASRLVALRAGFRVEGELRMAHPAVGGRPEGWIGSLLPADLAAPGEPAPYGPDTLQARRAAVFGRPQPVLFATAGATELRLRPLEEGDIDALVTTCRDEDTIRWTTVPHPYQREHAESFLRDIAEAAWARGTGASYAVADADDRYLASIDLRISPGGPLVADVGFMTAPYARGRGYLPAALTALCAWGFTTLGLARIEWRANVGNTASRRAAEKAGFTVEGTLRGGVQHRGERQDVWIGGLLPQDLA; from the coding sequence ATGGCTCGGGTGGAGCCTGTGGAGATCATCGAGGACGGCCTGCTGCTGCGACCCTGGCGGGCGGAGGACGCCGACGCGGTGCACCGCGCCTGCCAGGACCCGGACATTCAGCGCTGGACCACCGTACCTCGCCCGTACCTGCCCGAACACGCCCTCGGATTCGTGACGGCGATCAGCGGGGCGGCCTGGGCGGACGGCACCGGGGCGTCGTTCGCGGTCTGCGACGCGGAGACGGGTGAGCTGCTCGCCTCCTGCGGACTGGTCTCCATCGACCGCGGCCTGGACTCCGCCGAGGTGGGCTACTGGACCGCGCCCTGGGCCCGCGGCCGGGGCGTGGCGGTGCGGGCCACCCGCGCGGTCGCCCGCTGGGCGTTCGACGCGCTCAAGCTGCGCCGGCTGATCTGGCAGGCGGAGGTCGGCAACCACGCCTCCCGGCTGGTCGCGCTGCGGGCCGGCTTCCGGGTCGAGGGTGAGCTGCGGATGGCCCACCCGGCGGTCGGCGGCCGCCCGGAGGGCTGGATCGGCTCGCTCCTCCCGGCCGACCTGGCCGCGCCCGGCGAGCCCGCCCCGTACGGCCCGGACACCCTCCAGGCCCGCCGCGCGGCGGTCTTCGGCCGGCCCCAGCCGGTCCTGTTCGCCACGGCCGGCGCCACCGAGCTGCGGCTGCGCCCGCTCGAGGAGGGCGATATCGACGCGCTCGTCACCACCTGCCGGGACGAGGACACCATCCGCTGGACCACGGTGCCGCACCCCTACCAGCGGGAGCACGCCGAGAGCTTCCTGCGAGACATCGCCGAGGCGGCCTGGGCCCGGGGCACCGGCGCCTCCTACGCGGTCGCCGACGCCGACGACCGCTACCTCGCCTCGATCGACCTGCGCATCTCCCCCGGCGGCCCGCTCGTCGCCGACGTCGGCTTCATGACCGCTCCGTACGCCCGGGGCCGGGGCTACCTGCCGGCCGCGCTGACCGCACTCTGCGCCTGGGGCTTCACCACGCTCGGGCTGGCCCGGATCGAATGGCGGGCCAACGTCGGCAACACCGCGTCCCGCCGGGCCGCCGAGAAGGCCGGGTTCACCGTCGAGGGCACCCTCCGCGGCGGCGTCCAGCACCGGGGCGAGCGGCAGGACGTCTGGATCGGCGGCCTGCTCCCGCAGGACCTGGCATGA
- the secA gene encoding preprotein translocase subunit SecA encodes MSILEKVLSAGSGRMVRRLKAIAAAVNSIEDDYVNLTDDELRDMTDQFRERLADGETLDDLLPEAFAVCREAASRVLGQRPYDVQVMGGAALHFGNIAEMKTGEGKTLTSVMPVYLNALAGKGVHVVTVNDYLAERDAAWMGRVHEFLGLTVGVVLPNRPASEHRAAYECDITYGTNNEFGFDYLRDNMAWSRDELVQRGHFFAVVDEVDSILIDEARTPLIISGPAEHSARWYQEFAAVVARLQPGTDGEGDYEVDHAKRTIAITERGVAKIEDRLGIDNLYESVNTPLVGYMNNAIKAKELYKRDKDYIVSDGEVLIVDEFTGRILHGRRYNEGMHQAIEAKEGVEIKQENQTLATITLQNYFRLYEKLSGMTGTAQTEASEFNKVYKVGVVTIPTHRPMVRLDRADVIYKTEKAKFNAVVEDIAERHEQGQPVLVGTVSVENSEILSQLLRRRGIPHSVLNAKFHAKEAEIVAQAGRKGAVTVATNMAGRGTDILLGGNAEFLAANELRQRGLDPVEQPEEYAKAMEEILPKWKQACDVEAEEVAAAGGLYVLGTERHESRRIDNQLRGRAGRQGDPGESRFYLSLQDDLMKRFRAGAVEAVMDRFNIPEDVPIESKMVTRQIKSAQAQIEGQNAEIRKNVLKYDEVLNKQRQVIYAERLRVLNGEDLSEQVRNMLDDVIGAYVVGATSDGYAEDWDLEQLWSSLKQLYPVGVTIEELEEEVGSRAGLDQDFLLARLKEDAHAAYDRREEQLGEEAVRQLERMVLLQVIDRKWREHLYEMDYLQEGISLRAYAQRDPVIEYQREGFDMFATMMDGIKEETVGFLYNLEVQVEEPAPEVEEEVQLLEKPVEIRAKGLNRAPQQQGLQYSAPAVDGEAGRGAPVVERAEEQAPALGIGRPETSERPAASTPRRSTAGMSGQAVAASTARRAAPGQVDGAGEGPSRNAPCPCGSGRKYKRCHGAPNGGN; translated from the coding sequence GTGTCGATTCTGGAAAAGGTCCTTAGCGCGGGCTCGGGCCGTATGGTGCGTCGGCTCAAGGCCATCGCCGCCGCCGTCAACTCGATCGAGGACGACTACGTCAACCTCACCGACGACGAGCTGCGGGACATGACCGACCAGTTCAGGGAGCGGCTCGCCGACGGGGAGACCCTCGACGACCTGCTGCCCGAGGCGTTCGCGGTGTGCCGGGAGGCCGCCTCGCGGGTGCTCGGCCAGCGGCCCTACGACGTCCAGGTGATGGGCGGTGCGGCGCTGCACTTCGGCAACATCGCCGAGATGAAGACCGGTGAGGGCAAGACCCTCACCTCGGTCATGCCGGTCTACCTGAACGCGCTCGCCGGCAAGGGCGTGCACGTGGTCACCGTGAACGACTACCTGGCCGAGCGCGACGCCGCCTGGATGGGCCGGGTGCACGAGTTCCTGGGCCTCACCGTGGGCGTGGTGCTGCCCAACCGGCCGGCCAGCGAGCACCGTGCCGCGTACGAGTGCGACATCACGTACGGCACCAACAACGAGTTCGGCTTCGACTACCTGCGCGACAACATGGCGTGGTCGCGGGACGAGCTGGTGCAGCGCGGCCACTTCTTCGCGGTGGTCGACGAGGTCGACTCGATCCTCATCGACGAGGCCCGGACCCCGCTGATCATCTCCGGCCCGGCCGAGCACTCCGCCCGCTGGTACCAGGAGTTCGCCGCCGTCGTGGCCCGCCTCCAGCCCGGCACCGACGGCGAGGGCGACTACGAGGTCGACCACGCCAAGCGCACGATCGCCATCACCGAGCGCGGTGTCGCCAAGATCGAGGACCGGCTCGGCATCGACAACCTCTACGAGTCGGTCAACACCCCGCTCGTCGGCTACATGAACAACGCGATCAAGGCCAAGGAGCTCTACAAGCGCGACAAGGACTACATCGTCAGCGACGGCGAGGTCCTCATCGTCGACGAGTTCACCGGCCGCATCCTGCACGGCCGCCGCTACAACGAGGGCATGCACCAGGCGATCGAGGCCAAGGAGGGGGTGGAGATCAAGCAGGAGAACCAGACGCTGGCCACCATCACCCTCCAGAACTACTTCCGCCTCTACGAGAAGCTCTCCGGCATGACCGGCACCGCCCAGACCGAGGCGAGCGAGTTCAACAAGGTCTACAAGGTCGGCGTCGTGACCATCCCGACGCACCGGCCGATGGTCCGGCTCGACCGGGCCGACGTCATCTACAAGACCGAGAAGGCCAAGTTCAACGCCGTCGTCGAGGACATCGCCGAGCGGCACGAGCAGGGCCAGCCGGTGCTCGTCGGCACGGTCTCGGTGGAGAACTCCGAGATCCTCTCCCAGCTGCTGCGCCGCCGGGGCATCCCGCACTCCGTGCTGAACGCGAAGTTCCACGCCAAGGAGGCGGAGATCGTCGCCCAGGCCGGGCGCAAGGGCGCGGTCACCGTCGCCACCAACATGGCCGGCCGCGGCACCGACATCCTGCTCGGCGGCAACGCCGAGTTCCTCGCCGCCAACGAACTCCGCCAGCGCGGCCTCGACCCGGTCGAGCAGCCGGAGGAGTACGCCAAGGCGATGGAGGAGATCCTGCCGAAGTGGAAGCAGGCCTGCGACGTCGAGGCGGAGGAGGTCGCCGCCGCCGGTGGCCTCTACGTGCTGGGCACCGAGCGGCACGAGTCGCGCCGGATCGACAACCAGCTGCGCGGTCGTGCCGGCCGGCAGGGTGACCCGGGCGAGTCCCGCTTCTACCTGTCGCTGCAGGACGACCTCATGAAGCGCTTCCGGGCCGGTGCCGTCGAGGCGGTGATGGACCGCTTCAACATCCCGGAGGACGTGCCCATCGAGTCGAAGATGGTCACCCGGCAGATCAAGAGCGCACAGGCCCAGATCGAGGGTCAGAACGCCGAGATCCGGAAGAACGTCCTCAAGTACGACGAGGTGCTCAACAAGCAGCGCCAGGTGATCTACGCCGAGCGCCTCCGGGTGCTCAACGGCGAGGACCTCTCCGAGCAGGTCCGCAACATGCTCGACGACGTGATCGGCGCGTACGTGGTGGGCGCCACCAGCGACGGCTACGCCGAGGACTGGGACCTCGAGCAGCTCTGGTCCAGCCTCAAGCAGCTCTACCCGGTGGGCGTCACCATCGAGGAGCTGGAGGAGGAGGTGGGCTCCCGGGCCGGCCTCGACCAGGACTTCCTGCTCGCCCGCCTCAAGGAGGACGCGCACGCCGCGTACGACCGGCGTGAGGAGCAGCTCGGCGAGGAGGCCGTGCGCCAGCTCGAGCGGATGGTCCTGCTCCAGGTGATCGACCGCAAGTGGCGCGAGCACCTCTACGAGATGGACTACCTCCAGGAGGGCATCAGCCTGCGGGCGTACGCCCAGCGCGACCCGGTCATCGAGTACCAGCGCGAGGGCTTCGACATGTTCGCCACCATGATGGACGGCATCAAGGAGGAGACGGTCGGCTTCCTCTACAACCTGGAGGTGCAGGTCGAGGAGCCCGCGCCGGAGGTCGAGGAGGAGGTCCAGCTGCTGGAGAAGCCGGTGGAGATCCGGGCCAAGGGTCTCAACCGGGCGCCGCAGCAGCAGGGCCTGCAATACTCGGCGCCCGCCGTCGACGGCGAGGCCGGCCGCGGCGCGCCCGTGGTCGAGCGCGCCGAGGAGCAGGCGCCGGCGCTCGGCATCGGCCGTCCCGAGACGTCGGAGCGGCCCGCCGCCTCCACCCCGCGCCGGTCGACGGCCGGGATGAGCGGCCAGGCGGTCGCGGCGAGCACCGCCCGGCGGGCCGCCCCCGGGCAGGTAGACGGCGCCGGTGAGGGTCCGTCCCGCAACGCGCCCTGCCCGTGCGGTTCCGGCCGCAAGTACAAGCGCTGCCACGGCGCCCCCAACGGCGGCAACTGA
- a CDS encoding Rv3235 family protein yields MVDTRRPLAPRPPVRLRPAPPLDPPCIDRDPAWGDTWGDGWGASWGSADQLALDLFDPRCDTDRPAGRAADGRTRRVGRVGERATGRPSGPAGDRSAGRAADARPVPAGPGHAAGPPPAALVTATPEAARAAHRFVRTFLEIVNGYRPPGQLRPLCLPEAAARVSAELTRGARRVGPARRRTARPVLQLRRLRVSEPRAGAVEAAAVLAGAGGASWAIALRLEHRRGTWLCTVLDVL; encoded by the coding sequence ATGGTCGACACCCGCCGCCCACTGGCACCGCGTCCCCCCGTCCGGCTCCGGCCCGCGCCGCCGCTCGACCCGCCGTGCATCGACCGGGATCCGGCCTGGGGCGACACGTGGGGCGACGGCTGGGGCGCCTCCTGGGGAAGTGCCGACCAGCTCGCGCTCGACCTGTTCGATCCACGCTGCGACACCGACCGGCCGGCCGGGCGGGCCGCTGACGGCCGCACCCGCCGGGTCGGTCGCGTCGGTGAGCGAGCCACGGGGCGGCCTTCCGGTCCGGCCGGCGACCGCTCGGCCGGCCGGGCGGCGGACGCCCGGCCGGTGCCCGCCGGGCCGGGGCACGCGGCCGGACCGCCGCCGGCCGCCCTGGTCACCGCCACGCCCGAGGCGGCCCGGGCGGCGCACCGGTTCGTCCGCACCTTCCTGGAGATCGTCAACGGCTACCGCCCGCCTGGGCAGCTCCGGCCGCTCTGCCTCCCCGAGGCCGCCGCCCGGGTGAGCGCCGAACTGACCCGCGGCGCCCGCCGCGTCGGCCCGGCACGCCGCCGCACCGCCCGCCCGGTCCTCCAGCTCCGCCGGTTGCGGGTCAGCGAGCCCCGCGCGGGCGCGGTCGAGGCCGCCGCCGTGCTGGCCGGGGCCGGCGGCGCGAGCTGGGCCATCGCGCTGCGCCTGGAACACCGCCGCGGCACCTGGCTCTGCACCGTCCTCGACGTCCTCTGA
- a CDS encoding helix-turn-helix transcriptional regulator, whose protein sequence is MEPRFLLLSDVAAELNVSDSQVYHMVRSGELPAIKIGGRGQWRVERARLEEYIERKYAETAEWVRGNPLTERDVE, encoded by the coding sequence GTGGAGCCGAGGTTCCTGCTGCTGTCCGACGTGGCCGCCGAGCTGAACGTCTCGGACTCGCAGGTCTACCACATGGTGCGCAGCGGAGAGCTGCCCGCCATCAAGATCGGCGGCCGGGGCCAGTGGCGCGTGGAGCGCGCCCGGCTGGAGGAGTACATCGAGCGGAAGTACGCCGAGACCGCCGAATGGGTACGCGGCAACCCGCTCACCGAGCGCGACGTCGAGTGA
- a CDS encoding DUF6912 family protein, translated as MTDELVRVYVPATVPMLARLREEGLAGEEAHAVTPELREWYAEGDEEELEYVAFTRAAQEALLLLRADPGAPRRRVVVSVDLPARAVGRVGGELGSSVVRLAGPVPVKSVAAIHVDGGDAVDDVAAAAEVVAEAQAGDPDAQFTVDGAEDHELEWYDVTELDLLLREVS; from the coding sequence GTGACCGACGAGCTGGTCCGGGTGTACGTGCCGGCGACCGTCCCCATGCTGGCCCGGCTGCGTGAGGAGGGCCTGGCCGGCGAGGAGGCGCACGCCGTCACCCCGGAGCTGCGGGAGTGGTACGCCGAGGGCGACGAGGAGGAGCTGGAGTACGTCGCCTTCACCCGGGCCGCCCAGGAGGCGCTGCTCCTGCTCCGGGCCGATCCGGGTGCGCCCCGGCGGCGGGTCGTCGTCTCGGTGGACCTGCCGGCCCGCGCGGTCGGCCGGGTCGGCGGCGAGCTGGGGTCGAGCGTGGTCCGGCTCGCCGGGCCGGTGCCCGTGAAGTCCGTGGCCGCCATCCACGTGGACGGCGGCGACGCCGTCGACGACGTGGCCGCCGCCGCCGAGGTGGTGGCCGAGGCGCAGGCCGGTGACCCGGACGCCCAGTTCACGGTCGACGGAGCCGAGGACCACGAGCTGGAGTGGTACGACGTGACCGAGCTGGACCTGCTGCTGCGCGAGGTGTCCTGA
- the pruA gene encoding L-glutamate gamma-semialdehyde dehydrogenase encodes MDAVFSVPEPRNEPVHTYEPGSAERERLQRRLTDLAAERIDLPMTIAGEQRMAGGDPIQVVQPHKHAHVLGVTGHATHDDARAAVKAAKDAAPMWRALPFEERAAIFLRAADLLSGPWRDTLNAATMLGQSKTVVQAEIDSACELIDFLRFNVYFARKLLAEQPMSSPGVWNRFDHRPLEGFVYAVTPFNFTAIAGNLPSAPALLGNTVVWKPGPTQQFAAHFTMRLFEAAGLPPGVINMVTGRGEEVSDVVLADPDLAGIHFTGSTKVFQHLWKTVGDNIARYRGYPRLVGETGGKDFVVAHSSADVDALHTALIRGAYEYQGQKCSAASRAYIPRSIWEGGLRDRLAATADSLTYGDVTDFSNFGGAVIDDKAFARHTAALELIKGDASCTVLAGGTADDSVGYFVRPTLFECSDAAHETFTTEYFGPILGVHVFDDARFDDVVHQAESIAPYALTGSIFATDRRVVDQVAEKMRYAAGNFYINDKPTGAVVGQQPFGGARASGTNDKAGSWHNLVRWMSPRTIKETFVPPTEHGYPHMG; translated from the coding sequence ATGGACGCCGTGTTCTCCGTACCCGAGCCGCGCAACGAGCCGGTCCACACCTACGAGCCCGGCAGCGCCGAGCGGGAGCGGCTCCAGCGGCGGCTGACCGACCTGGCCGCCGAGCGGATCGACCTGCCGATGACCATCGCCGGTGAGCAGCGGATGGCCGGCGGCGACCCCATCCAGGTGGTGCAGCCGCACAAGCACGCCCACGTGCTCGGCGTCACCGGCCACGCCACGCACGACGACGCTCGCGCCGCCGTCAAGGCCGCCAAGGACGCCGCGCCGATGTGGCGGGCGCTGCCGTTCGAGGAGCGCGCCGCGATCTTCCTGCGCGCCGCCGACCTGCTGTCCGGTCCCTGGCGGGACACGCTCAACGCGGCCACCATGCTGGGCCAGTCCAAGACCGTGGTCCAGGCCGAGATCGACTCGGCCTGCGAGCTCATCGACTTCCTCCGCTTCAACGTCTACTTCGCCCGCAAGCTGCTGGCCGAGCAGCCGATGTCCTCCCCGGGCGTGTGGAACCGCTTCGACCACCGGCCCCTGGAGGGCTTCGTCTACGCGGTCACCCCGTTCAACTTCACCGCGATCGCCGGCAACCTGCCCTCGGCTCCGGCGCTGCTCGGCAACACCGTGGTCTGGAAGCCGGGCCCGACCCAGCAGTTCGCCGCCCACTTCACCATGCGGCTGTTCGAGGCGGCCGGCCTGCCGCCCGGCGTGATCAACATGGTCACGGGGCGCGGCGAGGAGGTCTCCGACGTCGTGCTGGCCGATCCCGACCTGGCCGGCATCCACTTCACCGGCTCCACCAAGGTCTTCCAGCACCTCTGGAAGACGGTCGGCGACAACATCGCCCGCTACCGGGGCTACCCGCGGCTGGTCGGCGAGACCGGCGGCAAGGACTTCGTGGTGGCGCACAGCAGCGCCGACGTGGACGCCCTGCACACCGCCCTGATCCGGGGCGCCTACGAGTACCAGGGCCAGAAGTGCTCGGCCGCCTCGCGGGCGTACATCCCCCGGTCCATCTGGGAGGGCGGGCTGCGCGACCGGCTGGCCGCCACCGCCGACTCGCTCACCTACGGCGACGTCACCGACTTCAGCAACTTCGGCGGCGCCGTTATCGACGACAAGGCGTTCGCCCGGCACACCGCCGCGCTGGAGCTGATCAAGGGCGACGCCAGCTGCACGGTCCTGGCCGGCGGCACCGCCGACGACTCGGTCGGGTACTTCGTCCGGCCCACCCTCTTCGAGTGCTCGGACGCCGCGCACGAGACCTTCACCACCGAGTACTTCGGCCCGATCCTCGGCGTGCACGTCTTCGACGACGCGCGCTTCGACGACGTGGTCCACCAGGCCGAGTCGATCGCGCCGTACGCGCTGACCGGCTCGATCTTCGCGACCGACCGCCGGGTGGTCGACCAGGTGGCGGAGAAGATGCGGTACGCGGCCGGCAACTTCTACATCAACGACAAGCCGACCGGCGCGGTGGTCGGGCAGCAGCCGTTCGGCGGCGCCCGGGCCAGCGGCACGAACGACAAGGCGGGCTCCTGGCACAACCTGGTCCGCTGGATGTCCCCGCGGACGATCAAGGAGACCTTCGTCCCGCCGACCGAGCACGGTTACCCGCACATGGGCTGA
- a CDS encoding PadR family transcriptional regulator: MAESGVNPTAAALLGLLHDGPMTGGQLMAAAERRLAPYWSMTRSQVYRELPVLAEKGLVRLGKPGPRLSQPYAITAAGKRTFSRWLAENPGRDTIRNPIALRIAFGGLHSASQLKNLYASANEYHTEALAAVREQVKNAKKEGDNYDASALEFAVAYHRAALSWLKSAPVG, translated from the coding sequence ATGGCGGAATCCGGAGTCAACCCGACGGCGGCGGCCCTGCTGGGCCTGCTGCACGACGGCCCGATGACAGGCGGCCAACTGATGGCCGCCGCCGAGCGCCGGCTGGCGCCGTACTGGTCGATGACCCGCAGCCAGGTCTACCGCGAGCTTCCGGTCCTGGCCGAGAAGGGTCTGGTGCGGCTCGGCAAGCCCGGGCCGCGGTTGAGCCAGCCGTATGCGATCACCGCGGCCGGAAAACGGACATTCTCCCGCTGGCTGGCGGAGAACCCCGGCCGGGACACGATCCGTAACCCGATAGCGCTACGGATCGCCTTCGGCGGCCTGCACTCGGCGAGCCAGCTCAAGAACCTGTACGCCTCGGCGAACGAGTACCACACCGAGGCCCTCGCGGCGGTGCGTGAGCAGGTCAAGAACGCCAAGAAGGAAGGCGACAACTACGACGCCAGCGCGCTGGAGTTCGCCGTCGCCTACCACCGGGCCGCGCTGTCCTGGCTGAAGAGCGCCCCGGTCGGCTGA
- the prfB gene encoding peptide chain release factor 2, which produces MTAADYAEQLKELDATLRNIEAVLDLDKLREQKARLEQEASAPDLWDDQAKAQQVTSQLSYVNGEISKLGTLRSRLDDAGVLLELAQAESDPGTLAEVESEITGLTKAIQEMEVRTLLSGEYDSREALVAIRAGAGGVDAADFAEMLLRMYLRWAERHGYPTEVYETSYAEEAGLKSATFTVKVPYAYGTLSVESGTHRLVRISPFDNQGRRQTSFAGVEVLPVVEQTDHIEIPENEMRIDVYRSSGPGGQSVNTTDSAVRITHIPTGIVVTCQNEKSQLQNKASALRVLQARLLERKRQEEQAKLQGLKTDAAGSWGDQMRSYVLHPYQMVKDLRTEQETGNPSSVFDGELDSFIEAGIRWRKQQQLTADGA; this is translated from the coding sequence GTGACCGCTGCCGATTACGCCGAACAGCTCAAGGAACTCGACGCCACCCTGCGCAACATCGAGGCCGTCCTCGACCTCGACAAGCTGCGCGAGCAGAAGGCCCGCCTGGAGCAGGAGGCCTCCGCGCCGGACCTGTGGGACGACCAGGCCAAGGCGCAGCAGGTGACGTCGCAGCTGTCGTACGTCAACGGCGAGATCTCCAAGCTCGGCACCCTCCGCTCCCGGCTGGACGACGCCGGGGTGCTGCTGGAGCTGGCCCAGGCCGAGTCCGACCCCGGCACCCTCGCCGAGGTCGAGTCGGAGATCACCGGGCTGACCAAGGCCATCCAGGAGATGGAGGTCCGCACCCTGCTCTCCGGCGAGTACGACTCCCGGGAGGCGCTGGTCGCCATCCGGGCCGGCGCCGGCGGCGTGGACGCGGCCGACTTCGCCGAGATGCTGCTCCGGATGTACCTGCGCTGGGCCGAGCGGCACGGGTACCCGACCGAGGTCTACGAGACCTCGTACGCCGAGGAGGCGGGCCTCAAGTCGGCCACCTTCACGGTCAAGGTGCCCTACGCCTACGGCACGCTCAGCGTCGAGTCCGGCACGCACCGGCTGGTCCGGATCAGCCCGTTCGACAACCAGGGCCGCCGGCAGACCAGCTTTGCGGGCGTCGAGGTGCTGCCGGTGGTGGAGCAGACCGACCACATCGAGATCCCCGAGAACGAGATGCGGATCGACGTCTACCGGTCCTCCGGCCCGGGCGGGCAGAGCGTCAACACCACGGACTCGGCGGTCCGGATCACCCACATCCCGACCGGCATCGTGGTCACCTGCCAGAACGAGAAGTCCCAGCTGCAGAACAAGGCCTCGGCCCTGCGGGTGCTCCAGGCCCGGCTGCTGGAGCGCAAGCGGCAGGAGGAGCAGGCCAAGCTCCAGGGCCTGAAGACCGACGCCGCCGGCTCCTGGGGCGACCAGATGCGCTCGTACGTTCTGCACCCTTATCAGATGGTGAAGGATCTGCGGACCGAGCAGGAGACGGGCAATCCGTCCTCGGTCTTCGACGGCGAACTGGACAGCTTCATCGAGGCGGGTATCCGCTGGCGGAAGCAGCAGCAGCTCACCGCTGACGGTGCGTGA
- the ftsE gene encoding cell division ATP-binding protein FtsE, whose amino-acid sequence MIQLEQVTKTYPKASRPSLDNVSVSIEKGEFVFFIGPSGSGKSTIIKMLLHEVTPNKGRVIVNGKDVTSMRSWKRPHFRRSIGCVFQDFRLLPNRTAYENVAFALEVIGKTKAVARRVVPEVLELVGLGGKEHRYPHELSGGEQQRVAVARAFVNRPLILLADEPTGNLDPDTSIEIMRLLDRINRTGTTVVMVTHDSNIVNQMRRRVIEIESGRIVRDQARGVYG is encoded by the coding sequence GTGATTCAGCTTGAGCAAGTGACGAAGACGTACCCGAAGGCGTCCCGGCCTTCGCTCGACAATGTGTCCGTCTCGATCGAGAAGGGCGAGTTCGTCTTCTTCATCGGTCCATCCGGCTCCGGCAAGTCCACGATCATCAAGATGCTGCTGCACGAGGTCACCCCCAACAAGGGGCGGGTCATCGTCAACGGCAAGGACGTCACGTCGATGCGCTCCTGGAAGCGACCCCACTTCCGGCGTTCCATCGGCTGCGTCTTCCAGGACTTCCGGCTCCTGCCGAACCGCACCGCCTACGAGAACGTGGCGTTCGCGCTGGAGGTGATCGGCAAGACCAAGGCGGTCGCCCGCCGGGTCGTGCCGGAGGTGCTGGAGCTGGTCGGTCTCGGTGGGAAGGAGCACCGCTACCCCCACGAGCTCTCCGGTGGTGAGCAGCAGCGTGTCGCGGTGGCCCGGGCGTTCGTGAACCGGCCGCTGATCCTGCTGGCGGACGAGCCCACCGGAAACCTGGACCCGGACACCTCGATCGAGATCATGCGCCTGCTGGACCGGATCAACCGCACCGGCACGACCGTCGTGATGGTCACGCACGACTCCAACATCGTGAACCAGATGCGCCGCCGCGTCATCGAGATCGAGAGCGGCCGCATCGTGCGCGACCAGGCCCGCGGCGTCTACGGCTGA